The Falco naumanni isolate bFalNau1 chromosome 14, bFalNau1.pat, whole genome shotgun sequence genome includes a window with the following:
- the SRPX2 gene encoding sushi repeat-containing protein SRPX2: protein MAQEAAPILLVVLTRLVSSTWHEGSGYYAAESHTNEVYAEEAPPEPALDYRRVPQWCATLNIHRGEATCYSPRGGSYRSSLGTRCELSCARGYRLVGPSAVQCLPSRHWSGMAYCRQIRCHVLPAVLRGSYVCSAGVQMDSRCDYTCLPGYQLEGDRSRICMEDGRWSGSEPICVDMEPPKIRCPDSRERIAEPGKLTATVYWDPPRVKDSADGIIKRVMLRGPEPGSEFPEGEHVIRYTAHDQAYNRASCKFSIRVQVRRCPVLKPPQNGYLSCTSDGNNYGATCEYLCEGGYERQGTSLRVCQSTQQWTGSQPLCAPMQINTDVNSAASLLDQFHEKRRLLVISAPDPSNRYYKMQISMLQQAACGLDLRHVTTVELVGQPPHEVGRIREHQLSLGIIEELRQFLHLTRSHFNAVLLDKAGADRERYISPISPDELFVFIDTYLLSEREAARRAQSGDPCE, encoded by the exons GGTCTGGCTACTACGCAGCCGAGAGTCACACCAATGAAGTGTACGCAGAAGAAGCCCCTCCTGAACCTGCCCTGGACTATCGCCGAG tgCCCCAGTGGTGTGCCACACTCAACATCCACCGCGGAGAGGCCACCTGCTACTCTCCCCGGGGGGGCTCCTACcgcagcagcctggggacacgCTGTGAGCTGAGTTGTGCCCGCGGGTACCGCCTGGTGGGGCCCAGCGCCGTCCAGTGCCTGCCCAGCCGCCACTGGTCTGGGATGGCGTACTGCCGAC AAATCCGGTGCCACGTGCTGCCGGCAGTGCTGCGGGGCTCCTACGTGTGCTCAGCCGGCGTGCAGATGGATTCCCGCTGCGACTACACCTGCCTGCCCGGCTACCAGCTGGAGGGTGACCGAAGCCGCATCTGCATGGAGGACGGGCGCTGGAGCGGGAGCGAGCCAATCTGTGTAG ATATGGAGCCTCCCAAGATCCGCTGCCCAGATTCCCGGGAGCGGATAGCCGAGCCGGGCAAGCTGACCGCCACTGTCTACTGGGACCCCCCCCGTGTGAAGGACTCTGCTGATGGCATCATTAAGAG GGTGATGCTGCGGGGCCCGGAGCCCGGCTCTGAATTCCCCGAAGGAGAGCACGTGATCCGCTACACTGCCCATGACCAGGCGTACAACCGAGCCAGCTGCAAGTTCAGCATCCGTGTCCAAG TGAGGCGCTGCCCTGTCCTGAAGCCTCCGCAGAACGGTTACCTCTCCTGCACCTCTGACGGCAACAACTACGGAGCCACCTGCGAGTACCTGTGCGAGGGGGGCTACGAGCGCCAGGGCACCTCCCTGCGCGTCTGCCAGTCCACCCAGCAGTGGACTGGCTCCCAGCCCCTTTGTGCGC CCATGCAGATCAACACGGACGTGAACTCAGCTGCCAGCCTACTGGATCAGTTCCATGAGAAACGCCGCCTCCTCGTCATCTCAGCCCCTGACCCTTCTAACCGCTACTACAAGATGCAGATCTCCATGCTGCAG CAAGCTGCCTGTGGGCTGGACCTGCGTCATGTCACCACCGTGGAGCTGGTGGGGCAGCCCCCGCACGAGGTGGGACGCATCCGGGAGCACCAGCTGTCCCTTGGCATCATTGAGGAGCTCAG gcaGTTCCTGCACCTCACCCGCTCCCACTTCAATGCGGTGCTGCTGGACAAGGCGGGCGCCGACCGCGAGCGCTACATCTCCCCCATCAGCCCTGATGAGCTCTTCGTCTTCATTGACACGTACCTGCTGAGCGAGCGGGAGGCAGCACGGCGGGCACAGAGCGGGGACCCCTGCGAGTGA